In the Flavobacterium acetivorans genome, one interval contains:
- a CDS encoding metallophosphoesterase, with amino-acid sequence MKLFLDNRFILWNKTSLLLILLGILIQSCATHATQFGKNIKNPIAQNAVDTSKIVHTFFLIGDAGNANEIKPLQTMNLLHEQLKKADKNSTLLFLGDNIYPKGFPSTDDPDKLLLAEKKLTNQLKLSENYKGKTIFIPGNHDWYNGIIGLERQAKFVSDYLGDKKAFLPRKNCGIDDLKIDENTCLITIDSQWFLEDWDKNPTINDNCDIKSRAAFFDELESLLNKNQDKTIILAVHHPLMSNGTHGGQFSLEKQLFPLEQKIPLPVLGSFINLLRKTSGISPQDLQNKQYTLFTKRLKTLLQSHDNVLVVSGHDHNLQYIEKDNIKQIISGAGSKSEAARALFPNDFSYGKNGYAKLTIYENGSAKLFFYGNENNSEKLLFEHTILNTKKSNTDALPNSFAKTTTTSIYSKKQTDKNWFYNFLFGKHYRKYYSLPIEVQTVTIDTLFGGLQPKRAGGGHQTKSLRTIDKNGQEYVMRAMKKSASNFLQAVAFKDQFIANEFKNTVAENFLFDFYTTSHPYTPFAVGNLAEKIGVSHTNPKLYYIPKHKALNDFNADFGDELYMIEERPSDSQKDLKNFGKPNTIISTTDLLKNLQKDEKYTIDENSYIKARLFDMLIGDWDRHQDQWRWGEYEEAGKIIYKPIPRDRDQAFTKYDGALLSLLMKMPALRHMQTFKENIKNVKWLNREPFSLDLAFLKTATEKEWITQAKYIQENLSDDAIDSAFDNLPKEVLDETIDSIKHKLKTRREQLQKYASEYYAVLQKTVLIVGTDKKDKFIINHKAKNQLEVEVYRLKKEGEELLYTKEFSATKTKNIWIYGLDDEDVFEVKGNGKSTTRIRLIGGQNKDSYTVENGKNLKIYDFKSKVNSYALDKKTNAVLTDDYETNLYNYEKPKYNAFSGLPSGGYNPDDGVKLGFTASYNINKFNQNPYTQKHLLGANYFFATSGYEFIYNAHLPKLIEKWDLDLETRITSPNFTINYFGSGNETINNDELEGMDYNRVRIQMLKVAPSIKKVGAAGSEIHITTAFENIKVEATENRFISLPSTINQAIFQNRQFAGATVKYSFENYDVASLPTMGMGFSIAGSWKMDLHDSKRNFPSLEGKLNFNHKIDPAGKVVLATIIKAKTLLNNNFEFYQGATLGGDYDLRGYRNERFLGNQSFYQSSDLRWNLGKIKRSLLPMSYGVLGGFDYGRVWLQGENSNKWHQSVGGGIWLNGLNVITARLTYFKSVDEEARITFGLGFGF; translated from the coding sequence ATGAAATTGTTTTTGGATAATCGTTTTATTCTTTGGAATAAAACTTCATTACTTTTAATTCTACTAGGCATTCTTATTCAATCCTGTGCCACCCATGCAACACAATTTGGTAAGAATATCAAAAATCCGATAGCTCAAAACGCTGTTGATACCTCTAAAATTGTACATACTTTTTTTTTAATTGGTGATGCCGGTAATGCTAACGAGATTAAGCCCCTGCAAACCATGAATTTACTTCACGAACAACTAAAAAAAGCAGATAAAAACAGTACTCTTTTATTTCTAGGTGATAACATTTATCCCAAAGGTTTTCCCAGCACCGATGATCCAGACAAATTACTATTAGCCGAAAAAAAATTAACGAATCAACTCAAACTATCCGAAAATTACAAAGGTAAAACCATTTTTATTCCTGGCAATCATGATTGGTACAACGGTATTATAGGTTTAGAACGACAAGCTAAATTTGTATCGGATTATCTAGGGGATAAAAAAGCCTTTTTACCTCGAAAAAATTGTGGGATAGACGATTTAAAAATAGATGAAAACACCTGCTTAATCACCATTGACAGTCAATGGTTTTTAGAAGATTGGGATAAGAACCCCACCATAAATGACAATTGTGACATCAAGAGCAGAGCCGCTTTCTTTGATGAATTAGAAAGTCTTTTAAATAAAAACCAAGACAAAACTATTATTTTGGCAGTTCATCATCCATTAATGAGTAACGGGACACATGGAGGCCAATTTTCATTAGAAAAACAGCTTTTCCCTTTAGAACAAAAAATCCCACTTCCTGTATTGGGTTCTTTTATCAATTTACTTCGAAAAACATCAGGTATAAGTCCACAAGACCTACAAAACAAGCAATATACTCTTTTCACAAAACGACTAAAAACGCTTTTACAAAGTCATGACAATGTTCTTGTGGTTTCAGGTCATGACCATAACTTACAATACATTGAAAAAGACAACATCAAACAAATTATCAGCGGTGCTGGTTCAAAATCTGAAGCAGCAAGAGCCCTATTTCCAAATGACTTCTCCTATGGAAAAAATGGATATGCTAAGTTGACTATTTACGAAAATGGTAGTGCAAAGCTATTTTTTTACGGCAATGAAAACAACAGCGAAAAACTGCTATTTGAACATACGATATTGAATACAAAAAAGAGTAACACGGATGCACTTCCAAATTCGTTTGCTAAAACTACCACAACATCAATTTACTCAAAAAAGCAAACGGACAAAAACTGGTTTTATAACTTTTTATTCGGAAAACATTATAGAAAATATTACAGCCTACCAATAGAAGTACAAACGGTAACTATTGACACCCTTTTTGGCGGATTGCAACCAAAACGGGCTGGTGGAGGTCATCAAACTAAATCATTAAGAACCATTGACAAAAACGGTCAGGAATATGTCATGCGTGCCATGAAAAAAAGTGCTTCTAATTTTCTGCAAGCCGTTGCTTTCAAAGATCAGTTTATTGCAAACGAATTTAAAAACACCGTTGCCGAAAATTTTTTATTTGATTTCTACACCACTTCGCATCCTTACACGCCTTTTGCTGTAGGAAATCTTGCCGAAAAAATTGGCGTTTCACATACCAATCCTAAATTGTACTACATCCCAAAACACAAAGCATTAAATGACTTCAATGCCGATTTTGGTGATGAATTATACATGATTGAGGAGCGACCTTCTGATAGCCAAAAGGATTTGAAAAACTTTGGAAAACCCAATACAATTATTAGCACAACAGATTTATTAAAAAACCTACAAAAAGACGAGAAATATACTATTGATGAAAATTCCTATATTAAAGCCCGATTATTTGATATGCTCATTGGTGATTGGGACCGACATCAAGATCAGTGGCGATGGGGCGAATATGAAGAAGCCGGAAAAATAATTTACAAACCAATTCCTCGCGATAGAGATCAGGCATTTACAAAATACGATGGAGCTTTACTTTCGCTTTTGATGAAAATGCCGGCCTTACGCCACATGCAAACTTTTAAGGAAAACATAAAAAATGTCAAATGGCTCAATCGCGAACCTTTCTCGTTAGACCTTGCCTTTCTTAAAACGGCTACTGAGAAAGAATGGATAACGCAAGCTAAATACATTCAAGAAAATCTTTCAGATGATGCCATAGATAGTGCATTTGACAATTTACCCAAAGAAGTACTAGATGAGACAATCGATAGCATTAAACACAAATTAAAAACGAGGAGAGAACAGCTTCAAAAATATGCCTCCGAATACTATGCTGTTTTACAAAAAACAGTTCTTATAGTTGGTACCGATAAAAAAGACAAATTTATAATCAACCATAAAGCTAAAAACCAGCTTGAAGTCGAAGTTTATCGGTTAAAAAAAGAAGGTGAAGAACTACTTTACACCAAAGAATTCTCTGCTACTAAAACCAAAAACATTTGGATTTACGGCCTAGATGATGAGGATGTTTTCGAAGTGAAAGGAAACGGAAAATCAACAACTAGAATTCGATTAATTGGCGGACAAAATAAAGATTCGTACACGGTAGAAAACGGCAAAAATCTAAAAATTTACGATTTTAAATCCAAAGTAAATTCTTATGCATTAGACAAAAAAACCAACGCTGTTTTGACTGATGACTATGAAACGAACCTTTACAATTATGAAAAACCAAAATACAATGCTTTTTCAGGCTTGCCATCCGGTGGCTATAATCCTGATGATGGTGTAAAATTAGGTTTCACCGCGAGCTATAACATTAATAAATTCAATCAAAATCCATACACTCAAAAGCATCTTTTAGGTGCCAATTATTTTTTTGCAACAAGCGGCTACGAATTTATATACAATGCGCATTTACCTAAATTAATTGAGAAATGGGATTTGGATTTAGAAACACGAATTACCAGTCCTAATTTCACTATTAATTATTTTGGTTCGGGCAATGAAACTATCAATAATGATGAACTTGAGGGTATGGATTACAATCGAGTGCGCATCCAAATGTTAAAAGTGGCTCCATCAATTAAAAAAGTGGGGGCAGCTGGAAGTGAAATTCACATTACAACCGCTTTTGAGAACATAAAAGTAGAAGCTACTGAGAATCGCTTTATAAGCCTTCCCTCAACTATCAACCAAGCTATTTTTCAAAACCGTCAATTTGCTGGTGCAACAGTAAAATATAGTTTCGAAAATTATGATGTTGCCTCCCTTCCCACCATGGGAATGGGGTTTTCTATTGCCGGAAGTTGGAAAATGGACCTACATGACAGCAAAAGAAATTTTCCTTCATTAGAAGGTAAACTTAATTTTAATCATAAAATTGATCCAGCCGGCAAAGTAGTCTTGGCTACTATTATAAAAGCAAAAACATTGTTAAACAACAATTTTGAATTTTATCAAGGAGCCACTTTAGGGGGGGATTATGATTTACGAGGATATAGAAACGAACGCTTTTTAGGTAATCAATCCTTTTATCAAAGTAGTGATTTGCGATGGAATTTGGGGAAAATAAAACGTAGTTTACTACCTATGTCCTATGGCGTTTTAGGCGGTTTTGACTATGGGAGGGTTTGGCTTCAAGGCGAAAATTCTAACAAATGGCATCAATCCGTTGGAGGCGGAATCTGGCTCAACGGATTGAATGTGATTACAGCCCGACTCACCTATTTCAAAAGCGTTGATGAAGAGGCCAGAATTACTTTTGGGCTAGGATTTGGATTTTAG
- a CDS encoding Pycsar system effector family protein yields the protein MTLLNEAEEFVSKLFKDKLSTLFTYHNFNHTLGVVAAVNQITEAENINLLDKEILLIAAWFHDTGYIQGCTNHEDSSINIVSTFLKDKEKSSDYIAKVCSLINATRYGYEPQTLFEKIIKDADYFHLGSEEYLSSCESLRIEWKNLDQKCFSDNDWVVENSDFLINRHRFYTDFALQHWQSIKEKNIESIQKKLIKMEVKKEKENKKRERGEKPDRGIETLFRVTLGNHTRLSGIADSKANILLSVNAIIISIALSTLIPKLDSPRNSHLMIPTFIMLISSVVTIIFAILSTRPKVTKGVFDRQDIEERKVNLLFFGNFYKMPLNEYQWAMNEMMKDREYLYNSMIKDLYFLGLVLEKKYRLLRIAYNLFMIGIVLSVVAFVIAFKMIGT from the coding sequence ATGACCCTTTTAAATGAAGCCGAAGAATTTGTTAGTAAATTATTCAAAGATAAGCTTTCTACTTTATTTACCTACCATAATTTTAACCATACCCTTGGTGTTGTAGCAGCAGTTAATCAAATTACTGAGGCCGAAAATATTAATCTTCTCGATAAAGAGATTTTATTGATTGCCGCTTGGTTTCACGATACGGGTTATATTCAGGGCTGCACTAATCATGAAGATTCCAGTATTAATATTGTTTCTACTTTTTTAAAAGATAAAGAGAAGTCATCAGATTATATTGCCAAGGTTTGTAGTTTGATAAATGCTACCCGATACGGTTATGAACCTCAGACACTTTTTGAAAAAATTATAAAGGATGCTGATTATTTTCATTTGGGAAGTGAAGAATATTTATCTTCCTGTGAATCTTTGAGAATAGAATGGAAAAATCTAGATCAAAAATGCTTTTCAGATAACGATTGGGTCGTTGAAAATTCGGATTTTCTAATTAATAGACATCGTTTTTACACGGATTTTGCCTTGCAGCATTGGCAATCGATAAAAGAAAAAAACATAGAAAGTATTCAAAAGAAGCTAATAAAGATGGAAGTTAAAAAAGAAAAGGAAAATAAGAAAAGGGAGCGAGGAGAAAAACCGGATCGTGGGATAGAAACTTTATTTAGAGTTACTTTAGGAAATCATACCCGTTTGAGCGGAATTGCGGATAGTAAGGCTAATATTTTACTTTCGGTAAATGCAATTATTATTTCAATCGCGCTATCCACTTTAATTCCAAAATTAGACAGTCCTAGAAACAGTCATCTGATGATTCCTACTTTTATTATGCTGATTTCGAGTGTGGTTACTATAATTTTTGCAATCCTATCGACACGACCAAAAGTTACCAAAGGTGTTTTTGACCGTCAGGATATTGAAGAAAGAAAAGTAAATTTACTTTTCTTTGGAAATTTCTATAAAATGCCGTTGAATGAATACCAATGGGCTATGAATGAGATGATGAAAGACAGAGAATACCTTTATAATTCAATGATAAAAGACCTGTATTTTTTAGGATTAGTTTTGGAAAAAAAATACAGATTACTGCGAATTGCTTATAATTTATTTATGATCGGAATCGTATTATCGGTTGTGGCTTTTGTTATTGCTTTCAAAATGATTGGAACTTAA
- a CDS encoding GAF domain-containing protein: MTTNFFKESPFKTLISFHKLIETLEQIAGTDVDYRSNYAKALLAEIAPFPEFRTGIENLNLIQENETLIKHLLADLFPTALTNNEIKAVTIPFQNFTFNYSDRFKKIINNAGSQFDMAIRDFDEHHFYIMSCTLILNEFYGQKIDFSKPLFYDIPNKEGIMNQYRILYNGDFIEIIPTKKAPEISQDDIDLLMDNYDNIALWKEKFPVESWILKGFGILILFDSTTESAISKLKGNLLKPDKEPITFYENFESIFRSIFKIADLRIGLVFYNEEEEKFVKPSFSDHSINSFILPIEEEVDCKNTLLGCFIENILKNQKPLIISNVEKFALIAGNEKFAKHLLEQNVHSCIFAPIISNGSILGVLELVSSSPRELNSINASKLDLVLPFLIDTTERYNTDMQNKVEAVIQREYTSIHPSVYWKFKKEALKYFQTSNPIKDYIFKEIVFKEVYPLYGQIDIKGSSDLRNETVKEDLKNQLNALLQIFKNQNSNANLVLLEQRKFELQSLYKQLESPLKADTEQQIQLYIENEIHPILKNTQTNSDGEVLEKKYFESLDEKTGMFYQSRKKFDNALSIINKKLAAVLDKKQIEAQNIYPHYFERFKTDGVEHNLYIGASITPAKTFDTMYLHNLRLWQLQTLCEMELKHHQLKSSLPYELDVTSLILVFSSPISIRFRMDEKRFDVDGTYNARYEVVKKRIDKANIKETKERITEKEKITIVYSHNAEKTEYLNYIKFLQFKKILEPTIEQFEVEELQGVSGLNAIRVKVKNDDRINLKNYSYQDLLDELN; this comes from the coding sequence ATGACAACCAATTTTTTTAAAGAAAGTCCATTTAAAACCTTGATTTCGTTTCACAAACTAATTGAAACATTAGAGCAAATCGCAGGGACTGATGTGGATTACAGATCTAATTATGCCAAAGCTTTACTGGCAGAAATAGCCCCTTTTCCCGAATTCAGAACTGGTATTGAAAACCTAAATTTGATTCAGGAAAACGAAACTTTAATCAAGCACCTCTTAGCTGATTTATTCCCTACTGCTTTAACAAATAATGAGATAAAAGCCGTTACGATACCTTTTCAAAATTTTACTTTTAATTATAGCGATCGATTCAAAAAAATAATAAACAATGCGGGCTCTCAATTTGACATGGCTATCCGAGATTTTGATGAGCATCACTTTTATATAATGAGTTGCACGCTAATTCTTAATGAATTTTATGGTCAAAAAATTGATTTCAGCAAGCCTTTATTTTACGATATCCCAAATAAAGAGGGCATAATGAATCAATACCGCATTTTGTATAATGGGGATTTTATAGAAATCATACCTACTAAAAAAGCTCCCGAAATCTCTCAAGACGACATCGATTTATTGATGGATAATTATGATAACATAGCGCTCTGGAAAGAAAAATTCCCTGTAGAAAGTTGGATTTTAAAAGGTTTTGGCATCCTTATTCTTTTCGATTCTACTACTGAAAGCGCAATTTCTAAACTAAAAGGTAATCTTTTAAAACCTGATAAAGAACCGATAACCTTTTATGAGAATTTCGAATCTATTTTTCGTTCCATCTTTAAAATAGCTGATTTAAGGATTGGTCTGGTTTTCTACAATGAAGAAGAAGAAAAATTTGTAAAACCAAGTTTTAGCGACCACAGTATCAATAGCTTTATTCTTCCTATTGAAGAAGAAGTTGATTGTAAAAACACTTTGCTGGGTTGTTTTATTGAGAATATTTTGAAAAACCAAAAACCATTAATTATTTCAAATGTTGAAAAATTTGCCTTAATAGCTGGAAATGAAAAATTTGCAAAACATTTATTAGAACAAAACGTACACAGTTGTATCTTTGCTCCCATCATAAGTAACGGTAGCATCTTAGGCGTATTAGAATTAGTTTCCTCGAGCCCTAGAGAACTTAACAGCATCAATGCCAGCAAGCTTGATTTAGTGCTTCCTTTTTTAATTGATACTACTGAACGCTATAACACGGACATGCAAAACAAAGTGGAAGCAGTGATCCAAAGGGAATATACCTCCATTCATCCCAGTGTATATTGGAAATTTAAAAAAGAAGCTTTAAAATATTTTCAAACCAGTAATCCGATTAAAGATTACATTTTCAAAGAAATCGTCTTCAAAGAAGTCTATCCTTTATATGGACAAATAGACATCAAAGGTTCCTCTGATCTTAGAAATGAAACCGTAAAAGAAGATCTAAAAAATCAGTTGAATGCGCTATTACAAATTTTTAAAAACCAAAATTCAAATGCGAATCTTGTGTTATTAGAACAACGAAAATTTGAATTACAATCGCTATACAAACAATTAGAATCCCCATTGAAAGCAGATACAGAACAACAAATACAACTGTACATCGAAAATGAAATTCATCCAATATTAAAAAATACCCAGACAAATTCTGATGGTGAAGTATTAGAAAAGAAATATTTTGAGAGTCTCGATGAAAAAACAGGAATGTTTTACCAATCTAGAAAAAAGTTCGATAATGCCTTATCGATAATCAATAAAAAATTGGCTGCCGTTCTCGACAAAAAACAAATAGAAGCTCAAAATATTTATCCCCATTATTTTGAAAGATTCAAGACAGATGGTGTGGAACACAACCTCTATATTGGAGCTTCCATAACTCCAGCAAAAACTTTTGACACTATGTATCTTCACAATTTGAGGCTGTGGCAATTACAAACACTGTGTGAAATGGAATTGAAACACCATCAACTCAAATCATCTTTGCCTTACGAATTAGATGTCACTTCTTTAATTCTAGTATTTAGCTCCCCTATTTCCATCCGCTTCAGAATGGATGAAAAACGTTTTGACGTAGACGGAACCTACAATGCTCGCTACGAAGTGGTTAAAAAAAGAATTGATAAAGCGAATATCAAAGAAACAAAAGAGCGCATTACGGAAAAAGAGAAAATCACTATCGTCTATTCCCATAATGCCGAAAAAACAGAATATTTGAATTATATCAAATTTCTACAATTTAAAAAAATATTGGAACCTACAATAGAACAATTTGAAGTCGAAGAATTACAGGGTGTTTCTGGTTTAAATGCCATAAGAGTAAAAGTTAAAAATGATGATCGGATAAACCTTAAAAACTATTCCTATCAGGATTTGCTGGACGAATTAAATTAA
- a CDS encoding nucleoid-associated protein, whose protein sequence is MINLFNTHIETLSIHRVGNKSRNEAIFLSEQPFNLQDEIVPLIKEFFLKPFREKEENYFQFAHEVDLDYNDMFKFASEIFENPANLHECSKKITKHLFEQSNHPHIKNGEVYVAYLTNVNIDNNVVDAIGIFKSELQADFLQFEEKGTHLEMILQQGINLNKLDKGCLIFNHKKEEGYKILTVDSNRYDARYWLEHFLSVDAFEDENFITKKYLKFCQNFAKDVVFPAEDKKEEVMFMNRSVNYFAKNDEFEETEFLNEVLDNPDLIPEFKNYKVDKGEKYSIEDVTSFPIANAAVSDARKSIKNVINLDTHIQIKMDFINPESAEKFVEKGWDEEKQMYYYLVYFNKEEKS, encoded by the coding sequence ATGATCAACTTATTTAACACGCACATCGAAACGCTTTCCATCCATCGTGTTGGAAATAAAAGCCGTAATGAAGCTATTTTTTTATCAGAGCAACCTTTCAATCTTCAAGATGAAATTGTACCTCTTATCAAAGAATTTTTCTTAAAACCTTTTAGAGAAAAAGAGGAAAACTACTTTCAGTTTGCGCATGAAGTCGATTTAGATTACAATGATATGTTTAAATTCGCCAGTGAAATTTTTGAAAATCCGGCTAATTTACACGAATGTTCCAAAAAAATTACCAAACATCTATTTGAGCAATCCAATCATCCGCACATTAAAAATGGAGAAGTTTATGTTGCTTATTTGACTAATGTAAATATTGACAATAATGTCGTTGATGCTATTGGGATTTTTAAAAGTGAATTACAAGCTGATTTCTTGCAATTTGAAGAAAAAGGAACCCATCTGGAAATGATTTTACAACAGGGAATAAACTTAAACAAACTGGATAAAGGTTGTTTGATTTTTAATCATAAAAAAGAGGAAGGATATAAAATCCTAACTGTAGACAGCAACCGTTATGATGCTAGATATTGGTTAGAGCATTTCCTTTCGGTAGATGCTTTTGAGGATGAAAATTTTATCACAAAAAAATACCTTAAATTTTGTCAAAACTTTGCCAAAGATGTTGTTTTTCCTGCCGAAGACAAGAAAGAAGAAGTGATGTTTATGAACCGATCTGTGAATTATTTTGCCAAAAATGATGAATTTGAAGAAACTGAATTTTTGAATGAAGTCTTGGATAACCCTGATTTGATTCCTGAATTTAAAAATTATAAAGTAGACAAAGGCGAAAAATACAGCATTGAAGATGTTACTTCATTCCCTATTGCCAATGCAGCGGTTTCTGATGCCCGAAAATCAATCAAAAATGTCATTAATCTGGATACTCATATCCAAATTAAAATGGATTTCATCAACCCGGAAAGTGCCGAAAAATTTGTTGAAAAAGGTTGGGACGAAGAAAAACAAATGTACTACTACTTAGTTTATTTCAATAAAGAAGAGAAATCTTAA
- a CDS encoding IS1096 element passenger TnpR family protein: protein MVYKFRVILDAEEDIFRDIAILAEDTLEDLHNAIFNSFGFDGMEVASFYTCDETWNQEDEISLFDTGDVPGEQKIMSDYKLSDILDDENTKILYVYDFINMWTFLVELAAIEEQTAGNIYPETLFSHGEMPDEAMEKSFEADNADDYASEFEDDLDQDDLDMFEGDDSFEDYGFEENWN, encoded by the coding sequence ATGGTTTACAAATTCAGAGTAATTCTAGATGCCGAGGAAGATATATTCAGAGATATTGCAATACTTGCAGAAGACACTTTAGAGGATTTACACAATGCCATCTTCAATTCCTTTGGGTTTGACGGCATGGAAGTCGCTTCGTTCTATACTTGTGATGAAACTTGGAATCAGGAGGATGAAATTTCACTTTTTGATACTGGAGATGTCCCTGGAGAACAAAAAATAATGAGTGATTATAAACTCTCTGATATCCTTGATGACGAAAACACTAAAATTCTATATGTTTATGATTTCATCAATATGTGGACTTTTTTAGTTGAATTGGCCGCTATTGAAGAGCAAACCGCTGGAAATATCTATCCCGAAACACTATTCTCACATGGAGAAATGCCAGATGAGGCAATGGAGAAAAGTTTTGAAGCAGACAATGCTGATGACTACGCCAGTGAATTTGAAGACGATTTAGATCAAGATGATTTAGATATGTTTGAAGGAGATGATAGCTTTGAGGATTATGGATTTGAGGAAAATTGGAACTAG
- a CDS encoding HPP family protein, translating into MAIQKIKRSYRKTKYILYKETLVDFKEHFWAFIGSFIGIGTIAYMQSKTLPDSDVVYLIGSFGASCVLIYGVIQSPLAQPRNLVGGHVISAIVGVTVATFVPDIMWLTSALSVSISIVLMQLTKTLHPPGGATALIAVTGSAEIKNLGYWYVITPVLSGVLILLIVALIFNNTTANRYYPSHKKYHKIRKRIHKSLQNQ; encoded by the coding sequence ATGGCCATTCAAAAAATTAAAAGAAGCTACCGCAAAACCAAATACATTCTATACAAAGAAACCCTAGTCGATTTTAAAGAACATTTTTGGGCATTTATAGGCTCATTTATAGGAATTGGAACTATCGCCTACATGCAATCCAAAACATTACCGGATTCTGATGTGGTCTATCTTATAGGTTCCTTTGGAGCATCATGTGTACTTATTTATGGGGTGATTCAAAGTCCATTAGCACAGCCTCGAAACTTGGTTGGCGGTCATGTCATTTCGGCAATTGTAGGGGTAACCGTTGCTACTTTTGTGCCAGATATCATGTGGCTCACTTCTGCCTTATCCGTTTCAATTTCTATTGTTTTAATGCAACTCACCAAAACATTGCATCCGCCTGGTGGAGCCACTGCTTTGATAGCAGTAACTGGATCAGCTGAAATTAAAAATCTTGGTTATTGGTATGTCATTACACCTGTTCTAAGTGGCGTTCTTATTTTACTTATTGTTGCTTTAATTTTTAATAACACGACAGCTAACAGGTATTATCCAAGTCATAAAAAATACCATAAAATCAGGAAAAGGATCCATAAATCACTTCAAAACCAGTAA
- a CDS encoding chloride channel protein, protein MNNTSRIKKNYQFIKFQKLVIVSVLIGFLSAFLGVALKKITEYYEEIFFHKATVNPVFFVIFPIFGLSVIYFLREYLFRKKENKGIKEIFESTNSKSKNLPNYKIPSHFINGLLTVIFGGSTGIEVSTVVASATIGSVAQRKQNVFKQYKTELICAGVAAGITALFSSPVAGIFFALEVISRKVTRAFLISNLIAVTIAFGLISLLDEKPLFALTITTWHLKAIPYFILLGILAGLNSVYLTHCVLFFKSQFSKIETHYYKIIIGSVILTVSLLLFPQLYGEGYHALKTIFNPTNEIPLTLSLALTYVGIIVLKPIVTSATLASGGDGGVFAPSLFIGAFLGLLVASTLNTFFNVNVIPLNFMVIGMAAVLSASIHAPFTAIFLVCGLTNDYTLFLPILVVCLISKYTAKIIYPYNVYNYTPSLTK, encoded by the coding sequence ATGAACAATACCAGCCGCATTAAAAAAAATTACCAGTTTATAAAATTTCAAAAACTAGTCATTGTTTCTGTTCTAATTGGTTTCCTGTCTGCTTTTTTAGGAGTTGCTTTAAAAAAAATAACCGAATATTACGAGGAAATATTTTTTCATAAAGCAACTGTAAACCCCGTATTCTTTGTGATTTTTCCAATTTTTGGACTTTCGGTCATTTACTTTCTTCGGGAATATCTTTTTAGAAAAAAAGAAAATAAAGGCATTAAAGAAATTTTTGAAAGCACCAATTCCAAATCCAAAAACCTGCCCAACTACAAGATACCATCGCATTTTATCAACGGATTATTGACCGTTATTTTTGGAGGATCAACAGGGATTGAGGTTTCAACCGTAGTTGCTTCGGCGACGATTGGTTCTGTTGCCCAAAGAAAGCAAAACGTTTTTAAACAATACAAAACCGAATTGATCTGCGCTGGTGTTGCAGCGGGAATTACTGCTTTATTCAGCAGCCCTGTAGCTGGGATATTTTTTGCATTGGAAGTTATTTCCAGAAAAGTAACCCGAGCTTTTTTAATCAGTAATTTGATTGCTGTCACAATTGCATTTGGCCTTATTTCTCTCTTAGATGAAAAACCTTTGTTTGCGCTAACCATTACGACTTGGCATCTAAAAGCCATTCCTTATTTTATCCTTTTAGGAATTTTGGCGGGACTAAATTCGGTTTATCTTACGCATTGTGTTTTGTTTTTTAAATCACAATTTTCAAAAATTGAAACCCATTATTACAAAATAATTATTGGTTCAGTCATTCTGACTGTTTCTTTATTGCTGTTTCCACAACTTTATGGAGAAGGCTATCATGCCCTAAAAACTATTTTCAATCCTACGAATGAAATACCGCTGACACTGTCATTAGCCCTTACTTATGTCGGAATTATAGTTTTAAAACCCATTGTAACTTCAGCCACTTTGGCTTCTGGCGGAGATGGCGGTGTTTTTGCGCCAAGCCTTTTTATTGGTGCTTTTTTAGGATTACTAGTTGCATCGACTTTAAATACTTTTTTTAATGTCAATGTGATTCCGCTAAATTTTATGGTCATAGGAATGGCTGCCGTTCTCAGTGCCAGTATCCATGCGCCTTTTACCGCGATTTTCTTAGTTTGCGGCCTAACAAATGATTATACCTTATTTCTACCTATTTTAGTGGTTTGCCTCATCTCAAAATATACTGCCAAAATAATTTATCCTTATAACGTTTATAACTATACTCCAAGTTTAACAAAATAA